Proteins found in one Emys orbicularis isolate rEmyOrb1 chromosome 23, rEmyOrb1.hap1, whole genome shotgun sequence genomic segment:
- the ATP5IF1 gene encoding ATPase inhibitor, mitochondrial codes for MAAAGLRGGLRGALVMQQRGWSSGSGSDQLGELGSGAGKGGGGGGSIREAGGAFGKRQAAHEERYFRDKEREQLASLREHHEEEIDHHKKEIQRLEKEINRHKNKIKKLKGDDD; via the exons ATGGCGGCGGCAGGGCTGCGCGGAGGCCTGCGCGGGGCCTTGGTGATGCAGCAGCGGGGATGGAGCTCGGGCTCGGGATCCGACCAG ctgggcgagctggggagcggggctgggaagggcggcggcggcggcggctcgaTCCGTGAGGCCGGAGGGGCCTTTGGGAAGAGGCAGGCGGCCCATGAGGAGCGATACTTCAG GGAcaaggagagggaacagctggcCTCTTTGAGGGAACATCACGAAGAAGAAATCGATCATCACAAGAAAGAAATACAGCGGCTGGAGAAAGAAATCAATCGCCATAAGAACAAGATCAAGAAACTTAAAGGTGATGATGATTAA